The DNA window ATAGATGTCACCCATGCTTGAAGAAACGACACCAAAATCAAAGTGTGGTGTTGATCTGCATAGAAGTCACCCCATGCTTGAAGAAACGACACCAAAATCAAAGTGTGGCGGTGATCTGCAAAGTGTCTGCAGAAACTCAAATGGTGGGAGAACCCGTTTACTTAGAACCTAGAATCAAGCGAAAAGAGAGCGAAGTGAAGTGTAAGATGCACAACCAGCCTCCACTTCAGGGCCACATGATTCTTCTTCGCCAAAATCACCTTTGCTGAAACCTCTAGTCACCGTGTCTCTCATGACTGTCACCTTGCTACGAATTGAACCACCTCCCAAGCCACCATAATTCTAGTAAATTGGAGAAGAAAATTAGACTGTTGGGAAAAGAAGAGCTTGATTCGGGTCAGGATCTGGGTAAAACTTGGCAGGAATGGCAAACATGAAGCCAACCCTTGCTGAAACATGACCCACTGAATGTAGGGTTGCATTTCACAATCTAATCTTTACAAAGCTATTACACTTGGTATATATGAGATGAGTTTTGCTACTAATCTAACCAACTCTCACTTATTATAACTAACTATAAAAAGTAGttataactaactaactaactaattgATTACATACTTGAGTTACAAGTAAACTCTATATTTTCAATCTTCACATTTAACAGTTACGACAATCTTTTGCAGTTAGTTGTGCAAGTTACCGACAGTGGGATCCTGGGAAAAAAATTATGAGACTGCCGAAAACTTAAAAGTTGTGAACATTGTATTCCAGTGGCAGTTTGCTGTTGATTCCACAGCAGTTTCCTGTGTTTGCCTGGGTTCTTCAGCAATTGTTCATGTCACAAGCTCAGATTTGAGGACAAATCTGTTTTTCAAGGGTGTGGTATCATATGACTCCTAGTCTAATGAGAGGTAGTTAGAATATTTCTttaattttagagaatttctgTTATAAGAGGAAAGAGGGAAGGGAAGTTGAGATTCATTTAAAGAGTTTGTTAAAAAGTTGTTAGGAGAGTTATAGAACTCTGATTTACATTTTCTATTTCATCCACCATTGTAAGAGCTCCAAGCTCAACTATTTGCAGTAAATAATACTGTGTATTCATCCTATTTTTCAGATTTCTATCACATAGTACCTTAGATATACTACTAAAACCAATTGAACTGTACCAAACTTAACCGACTCTGCAAATTGAATGTGAGTAACAACTAACAAGTACACTATTTGTAATATCAATCAGAAGCTCATAACTAAAGTCTGAATAATGTTACTAATAAGCATGAGCCACAACATTCATAAATATGTATACACATTTTTGTGAGCATAGCTTAGGACCCAGTCCTACAAAAATACAGAAACACGCATCTCACTGATACAGTTCATAGAAACAACACAGTTACACAGGACTAGCAGAGAATTCCATACAATATTGGAATCCATCCAGCAGCAACAGAAcagttaaattaaaataacacaGAGGTAGAGCTACACTCAGATTTGTGATCTTGTGGTGATTGTGGTGCCAAAGAAAGCCATGACATATGTTCATCAATCGGCTTACTAAGAGTCACTGTTGGATTACTTGTTTGATATGGTGCTCTTGCAGCAATTctgcataaacataaacaaatatcaaaCAATCAATACTTTCAAGTCAAGATTTAGTTTTCATTTgcttgagaattgagagagatctGAACTTACCTATCCTTTCTTTTCTCCAAGAACCGATGAAGTGAAGCTTTCCTAGTCATTGGTAAATCTGAATACATCAAAACGAAATTCAAGAATCAAAAACACACAAAACAAAACCATAAGACACAAATCAAACACACCCTCTTAATAAAAGTTACCATAAATAACAGGTGTGGATGCTACTTGAGGATGTTCTTGAACATGATTTCTGGCAGAAAAGACCATAATATCCTTGGCTTTTTCAGCTggaacatcatcaaatacaagtACTTTCCCATCATAAAAGATTGTCATCTGTGCACATTTAGTCTCTTCCTTCATAATACTAGTCTTGATTACACTGTAATAAAACAAGATTAACAATTTAATCACAAATATTAGCCTCCTAATACATGCAAAAAAGGTAAAGTAGCAAAAGAATACGAACCTCGAGTTTCTCAAATTAggaatctgttgaagaaagagatgAGGGAGTTGTTGGAAATTCATGTTTCAAaagttgagagagagagagagagagagagagagagtttatcTTATGAAGGGAATGTAAGGAGTTAAAAAGACACACCGGTTTTATGCGTGTTTGGTTTGTTTTAATGAAAACAAGTATTGCCACATAAACTGCTAGTTGCTAGTGGCGTTGGCAAGTCGACATCCAGTTGTTACAGTTCACTCATTGAATTCAATTTAATAGTAGTGTCATGTTTAGGTAGTTGGATTTCAGCACgtgttaaatattttatttggttTCATCTATTGGGATAAGATAAAGGTCTCTTCTTTCCTTTTCTCACCTAAAAAAATATCTCTTCAAAACTCTAAAGTATAATAAATTAATAGGTCTAGTTAATGACTATCTTCAGTGTactctttaagcatactaaataaaaatttagttttttacaAAAGTCAAGATCTTAATTTCTAATGCACTTTCAATGCATTAAATATACGCATTTTTAAAAATACTTACtattttaatcacttaaaaagagtgccccaagggcactggttagcattttccTAAATTAATTTATGATGCATGCATTTACATTTTTTTTCAAGTTTAGAGCTTAGAGCATactctgttttgtttctgtgtttCAGGTTCTTCGGTTTCGCCCAGCCTGAAGATTGGAATCCGAACCCTATGTACGAATAACAAAATTTGGATTTACCTATTATACATAGTTTGTTTGATTTTGCCTGTTATGTCCTCTATGTTTGGCTTATTTGATTGATAATATTTTTctagtgtgtcataccccaaaatttgtccaccccatttctcttattcaaactcatatCAAAGTGCAATGCTCAATGACACACCCTCCtaaaacaatggctcaaggaattaggattttgatttctctaaagaaaatcaatgactcaaaggctccaatgcatttcatatggcttatgatgttttaaactatctccatgacaaaattcaggcttcaaATTCCAAAGATGGTccagtcaattgctcaaaaagtcaacagtcgactagtttgatctaaaagtcaactgtggtcaaagtacagtcaaaactcctgattttttgtcaataaccttattttgaagtatcattcaccatttgatcaaggattgatcatggttcatcaagaaaagatcataaatcaacaaattcaagagtttctaaattagagttttcataggagaaagtcaactgaactttgaccagccataactcccacatggaacatcagaaatttcccatccaaagctcattttgaaggaaattgaaatcgCTGCAATTTTgtttctcacatgccaagtctaaaaatgcttcatttgagagatatggatcaaaacattatggGTCCTTttcgaaagtcaaccaaaagcagttttttgtcaaagcctatagcatcaagataaattcttcaaatggaaaaaagcttccaaagtggcttgtagaggacatcttgaggtttccaaaaaatcCTATAACTCTTcgatatcttaaaaattgagggagatatgcctcgtcaaagttggacaattttgagaagaaaaatgtgaaataaagggctccaaaatgaatctttttgcaaagggacccaatcttttttggcccaatctCCATCCTCATGATATTCAAGATTCAAAAACCAAATGCCACGAATTTATGAATtgtatttgatttttatattaatttttatgcatttaaaagtgatataaatcaaatattcaaagaaatatggaagagatttaatttggatttgattttcaatcaaattcaatcaagTAAATACCATATTTTCTAACCAATTTCGTGCAAATTCATATAGGAgataaaagattgaaattggacaTATTTAGTAAgagtttcaaatcaaatcctttcCAATtgccaatcaaagattcaaaggaATTCAACCTAATGTTATTGACCTAATTCCATCTAATATAAATATACAAGCAGTCCAAAGCATTAGGGGAGGATTTTGACAAGGATTGCAACCCCAAAAAtcgtgttcaaacttcaacaaATTCAAAGGAAAAGAGAAATCGATTTTGGGGATTGAGGGAAGTTTAGAGGCTTTTGAAGATTCATAAACGATCCTTGGAGGTCCAGGAAGCTTTGCCGATCGTTCTTGAAGTTGGAGGCATTCGGAATCACGCTCAACAAGCCACGGTTTGCTTGGTTTTTTTCTTAGTTTCGATTACGTCTCTctatgcatcataaatgaatttTGGCCATGTATTCGTTTTCAGGTTGATGTTTAGATCGTTTATgtgtgtttaatttgattttcattgCGATTCGAataattcaccattgttaggttacTCGAGCTTTGAATTAGGGATTCTGATTATAGAAAAAATTAGCCAAAACTAATGGTGCCATTAAATTCAGTGAACGATTTCTAGTCGATCCATGACCTTAGTCTTGATTTATAATTCGTTTTTGTTGAGCTTTGATTTTGCAGGGGCTATGGTGATGCTTAAAAAACCGTGGGTAAATGTCTTTGCTATTTTGCAGAAAAGAAACTAATGAAGGAGATGATAAGCTGGGCGCACGTTTGAGTTGTTTTAAATTTCTGAAAAGTTAAATTTGTTTATTTCCTTTGTTGGTTGTAATACTTTCAGCAAGCGAAGTGTGGTTTGGTGGCAAGAGCATGAGTCCAAAGTGATGATGCCTTAGCCACACAGGATTATACGCTAAgtttcctaattttttttttttatttattcaaatactATTTTCTcatgtatattatttatttgttttatttagtataattctttttaatatctttttaattaaaactttcttctaaatttttttttatataaacatttattttaaaaatatttatttgattaatttaatttagttgtttaattaattaggttaacattttattaaaatacttattatggttaggtaatttaatcgaaattttatttttgccgatttaattaattaggttaaaaaccaataattaattaatttagtttttatttattctattaaccatagttaacttgtgcccgaatcagggtttacgaggtttATCATTTGATCAGTCATACACTGAAAAATTTTCCTTTCTTTGTGcaacttttcagggttaccatcagggttcttccgactacgcgccatgtcaaccgaaaagctaagtcctaatccttgttttttatttatttaaatattaattttttgccttataaattaaattagggtttaccccGCACTgttaatgaactcctcctacactcaccccttctgtttattcttcctttgccaattttcagggttaatcaactgatcaaagctcgaatgttcggtaaccctaaaactcattctgttttttatttttcttcttttaattattacttgtgtcagatTCATTGCTCTGTTGGGGTTTTATTGCTTTTTCTCCCCTTCCCCGtggcttattatgtaactgctcctggttgtattgtgtggccttgaaggcacttaacactgtcatatattattattgtgtggttagtaatttagggcgtgaaaactCGAACTGAACCTAGAATAACTAGttacaagataattttctgaattaatcacgtgattgtgcacccacacaccttttatggtaacctctcttgttgcttgttgcatgttgcctgttgccttgttgccttttgttttcagtgcagaatagccaagtccctcgaatacgaggacacctcagcaatgttgtcctcagttcattcagatcataagtcccaatgatgctgccttcgattcgcttatatgatctcgtccctcgaagttgcctacgaaatgctgaggtgtcctcgggttgcctaataatgatgactattctgatccttcccttagactacctgcccctctatggcagtgacagtcttatggcgaacgataaatgcgacgacccttcaacctccgaataaaaggacttcctaccctcttatggtatggatagccctgaaaggctaaaagaacctcttttacaatgtcaaggtaatttgtccctaattgctttgctctggcttaaatctttttcttacactttttcataaaccttcaaaaaggctacgctcatttacgagctaaagtccttattttcttcttctacatttctaaacttttggttacaaaagagcaaagcaattaagagcccatggaaaaccatggatgcaaagggtgccttacaccttccctttgtataaattaccgcccgaactcagttttcttttaaaaaggtttattttctgttcttttagcctttctatttaatttggataaaataaaagtcggtggcgactcttgcttaccgtacatttcgataaagtcagttcaccgtattacagaactggcgactctgctggggatttttcgaataaaagaggggttaccttaaaagtttaggatcacttaaatgttttctattgtttgctttgcttgctttatttttcagggctgttttggttattttgctgtgtgaaatatcctaacccggatctgagtaccttaggtaaatggcatgagatcaaggagactgcacaacgTATACTGATgcggttgatctgatggccatcgttagtgtgacacattggtttgtcctagtgttccttgggatccgacctgaggaaatgcttggctgctgcgtggtgtcattaagcactaatttgcccttagaaccttggttgaacttgactttggcctattagaaagtagcgagatggctgtatttggttccgactgaagttggttgatactcgaagctacactcatatggactggactttcaggaccttttcgcttggtgattcgattgctgaactgagataagcgccttcgagaaaggtcaatgatatgagctccctagaacccgatctttatataggacaggtttgaactaactaaacttcagggggagggtatgcACCTCTGGACTACACGCAAGCataaccttaaggcaaaattgtgtgacttgtttgtgtttgttatctacttgacatcatgacatcataagcatcataacatcatgacatctcACTAACCGTTCGAGGACCAgagaattcatctttgttctattttgtaggtcatggagagTAGAAACACTATTCGAGTTAAttttgtgaagataccttccgagctgaaagagttggtattagagattcctggaggttcccgattcactgaaagacatggtctcttgcccagtttGGTTACCTCAGGTTTTGACGAAGAGATGATGAGTGTACTGtttcaattctttgatcccgagcatcattgttttacttttccagattatcagttggtacctactatggagGAGTTTTCTGACATACTTGGACTCTCTATCCGAGATCAGATcccgttcactggtttggaagaaattccaaaattggaGGTTATTACTTCTGCTTTAAatcttaagaagtctgatattgaaggtcattgggaaaccagaagtggagtcaaaggattcctcgctaagttcttattcggaaaagctcgcatgtttttgaagaccatgagttatcaagccttcgaagacatattagctttactcatttatggtttaGTGCTATTCCCTAATTCTGATCAGTTCGTAGATGTAcatgccataaagatatttctgacacgcaacttggtgcctactttgcttggagacatcctacactctcttcacactcgtactatgaagaaacgagggactcttatgtgttgcatacctttgctatctaagtggtttatttcccactttcctcgctcagtaatgaggaacgaccCAAGGAAGGTGTGGAATTCAATTAAGGAATTGGTGATCGAAGGTGACGAAGACGACGAGATTTTTGAATCCATCATTCGTAACATGGAGGAAAGCAGTCGAATGGGTGCAGAAGGCGTGAAGGAGAAGGAATGGGTGGTCCAATGATTATTGCAACATATAACATACGCGGGTGTGGAAATACGATTAAACAGAAACGTATTTCTCAGATAATCAGGAAAATCAATCCTCAAGTTATGTTCATTCAGGAAACAAAGCTAGAAAAGGTGTCAGAGCAGGTGGTGTGGAGGCTATGGGGTTCTAATGAGTGTGAATGGTCCGCAAAGGGAGCAGAAGGGAGTTCAGGGGAATTGTCACGATTTAGAGGAAAGGAGTCATTTGCCCAGAATTTACTTTTGTTGGCAAGGGATTTCTAGGGATTAAGGTAGTAATAAAAGATCATGTTCACTACTTTATCAATGTTTACTCGCCTTGTAGTTTACCAGAAAAGAGAGAGCTGTGGAAGGAGATTCAATGGAGGAGCAAATTACCTTTTGGGGAATGGGTGGTCGGGGGAGACTTCAATTCAGTCAAACATAAGGATGAGAGGAGAGGCAGTGAGAAACACAGCAGAGGGTGGAGATGGAGGACTTCAAATGCTTTATTgataatattgaattaataaatgTGCAAGTAATTGGTAGTGCGTTCTTCTGGATTAAACCAAATGGTAAGGCGGGGAGCAGGTTGGATAGGATTTTGTTAACGGATAATTTGATTTCTAAATGGGGGATTGTGGCACAAGAGGTAGGGAAGAGAGACATTTCAGACCATAAACCGGTTTGGACTAAAACAAGTTGTGAGGATTGGGGGCCAAAGATGTTTAGAGTATTGAAGTGCTGGTATGAACACAGGGATTTCCAAAGCTTTATACAGCAGAAGTGGAATGTGAAAATAATCAAAGGCAGTCCTGTATTTATACTGAAGGAGAAACTGAAATATTTGCGTGGAAGATTAAAATGGTGGAACTTAAATGTCTTTGGCAAGGTGGACGTGAAGATAACAGAAATCGTGGATGATCTCAATCAAATGGAAGACAAACTTATGATTCCTAATGCAAACGTATCAGAAGTAGATTTTGAAAGTAGAAGGAAGTATCAGCAGAGCTTTTGGTAGAATCTTCACATAAAAGAGAGCATATTGCAGCAAAAATCAAGCTACAAGTGGGCTAGAGATGGGGATAATAATACCAGGCTTTTTCATACCACGATGAAGGCTAGGCATAGGAGAAATTATATTGGATTAGTTGAGAATAAAGCAGGGGTGATAGTGGATTCAGTCACTAAAGTGAAAAAAGCTGTCAAGGAGTATTTTGAAGCGAAATTCAGAGCTTCAAACATAGCAAGACCGAGACTGTCAACAACAATCACATACAAGTTGAGTGAGCAGGAAAGTGGGAGTTTGGAGGAACCTTTCACAAGGGAAGAGATTAAGCAAGTGGTATTTGAAGGCAATGGAGATAAGAGCCCAGGGCCCGATGGTTTCAACTTGGAATTCTTAATGAAGTGCTGGGATACTGTGGGAGATGACATTGTGTTGTTCATTCAAGATTTTCACAAGAGAGGTAAGCTCTCAAAAGCTGTCACTGCGTCATTTATAGCATTAATACCTAAATGTGAGTGTCCTTTAAGCCTGGAACAGTATAGGCCAATATGTTTGATTAGTGGAATGATGAAGATTATTTCCCGTCTGTTGGCTGCGAGACTGAGGATGGTAATGGGAAAACTGATTTCAAACACGCAAACGGCATTCGTACCTGGAAGACAAATACTTGATGGGGTGCTAGTAACAAATGAAATTTTAGACTACGCAAAAAGGAGCAAGAAGGTGTGTTTGGTATTCAAAGTTGATTTCGCACAGGCATACGATTGTGTAGACTGGAATTACTTAAGGTTTATGCTAAGATAAATGGGATTTGGAGCAAGATGGTTGAGTTGGATGGAAGCCACTATATTTTCAAGATCGATGTCAGTTCTAGTCAATGGGAGCCCAACGGAGGATTTTCCAGACATGAAGGGTTTAAGATAGGGAGATCCTCTATCTCCATTTTTGTTTACTATAGTAGCTGAAGGACTATCCTGTTTGATGAGGGAAGCTAGAGAAAGAGGACTGTATAGGGCTTTCAAGATTAATGAAAGAGAAGAATATAGTTTATTGTAATTTGCAGACGACACATTAGTATTTGGAGATGGATCATGGCAGAATCTATGTACTCTTAAGGCTGTACTTAGAGGTTTTGAAATGGCTTCTGGTTTGACAATCAATCTGAACATAAGTAAGATTTATGGGGTAGGTATAAGGGCGGAGCAATTAGAGGCTTGTTCATCATTTTTGGGCTGCAAAATTGATAGCATTCCATTCAGATTCTTGGGTTTCACAGTAGGCGGGAATCATATGAGGATTGGATTTTGGAAACCAATTCTAAAGTCATTGAGAGACAAACTATCCTCTTGGAAGGGAAGGCCGCTATCAATTGGAGGAAGGGTAACTTTGATTAACAGTGTTATCACAAACATGCCAAGCTACCAATTCTCCTTTTACAAAATCCCAAGTAAAGTATTGAAGGATATAATATctatccaaagaaattttctgtgGAATGGAACTGTGGATAAAAGCTCGATTGCTTGGATAGGCTGGAAAGAAGTATGCAAAAGTAAGGAAGAGGGAGGTTTGGGAATTAAACATGTAGGGAGATTCAACATAGCTCTATTGTCAAAATGGCCCTGGAGAATGTTAAATGAACACAATGCTATTTGGGTTGGATTATTGAGAGGAAGGTATGGGGAATACAAAAACAGGATGTGGGGTAGTGAGGCAAATGATTCAGCATCAAAGGAATCGTTATGGTGGCGAGACATTATGGAATTATGCAATGGGGAAGAGGGAGTAACAAAGAAGATCACATCAAGACTAGGAGGGGGAACATCAATACTGTTCTGGAAAAATAAGTGGATCGGGAATGATGCTCTGCAAGTCCAGCTACCAATTTTATTTACAGAAATTTTGCTTAAAGACATCACAATATGTAGAGCTGGAAGATGGAATGAGGAAGAATGGGATTGGTCAAACATTAAAGGCACATAAGTTCTAGGAAGAGAGGCCACAAAGGAATACGAGGATCTAAGGTCATGGCTGAGAGAGATCAGTCCTGTTGTCAGCAGCAGAGATATGCTTATTTGGCCATATGATAGTTTAAATGGCTTTACTGTGAAATCGTGGTATAATAAGCTTCAGTCGCAACCTATAGAGGGGATAGAGGCAACTCTACAGCAGAGTTTCTATCTTAATTGGGAAGCAGCTGGCCCATCTAAAGTTAAGGTATTTGGGTGGAGGTTGTTTAGAGATAGGTTGCCTACGAGGAACAATCTCCATCGAAGAAATATCATCACTCAGCAACAGCAAACTAGGTGTGTTTTTTGCAAATTGTAGATAGAAGATGCACAACATTTATTTGTACATTGTGCTAGACTAGCTCCTTTGAAAAATAGGTTGTTCATGTGGCTGGAAATACAAATGCCTAGTGTGGTAGACTGCTGTGAGTATTTTTTGGTTTGGGTGGATCACTTGCAGGgaaggttgaaaaacagtttttCTGCTGCCATTTGGATGACACAATGCTGGTGTATTTGGAAGATGCGAAATGATAGGATTTTCAACAATGCAAAGATGGATTTAGAAGAACTATATTACATGATTTTATGGTATTCATGGTGGTGGATTGTAGCTTCCTGATAAATGCTTTAGTGTTCCTGTTACTAGTTTCTTGATTAAGTTGTAGATGTATGAAATTATTTATTGATGTTTGCATGAACTAATTAAATATTTCCTCTATTTAAGAAAGTTTTCTAGcctgatttggttgttgattgTGCTCTTGGAATTGTTATTGTTGGTTATCATTTTGGTACCTCTATTTTTGCCTCTGATGAGGTGGTTGATAGTGTTTTTATGATAATTGATGTTGATTCGAGTACTATTCTTGTTGATTGGAACATTTTTGATGTTTTACTCTCGAATTTCGattttggtgtttgttttgatATTGCTTCCATTGATTGGATCCTTGAATAGGATTGTCACTCCGTATGTAATTAGGATGGTTTCTCCATGTCGGCATGAAGGTGTTTGAGAAGGgacaatttctttgaaaattcccTATAAAATTAGCATCTTCTTCCATGTAGCTTCTTCAATTACATATGTCATTTTCTTGACCTTCACCACAGTAGTCACGTGTAAGAACTTTTCCATTTGTTTTACTTGATGATATCCTTTTGAGGAATCCACCATTTGTTTAGTCAAAACATACAATTGTGCCTTCATGTGTTTGTGACTGGCTAACAAGACATTTTGAGTCTCTGGTAATCCGTTTCCTTTTCTTCTAATGCCTCATTTAGATTGGGCACGATATTCATTCCAGAACATGTTCTTGATTAATGTTTTAATGTCTCTAGCAGATTTGGTTAACATGGTGCCTCCAGGTGAAACGTCCAATTTTGCATGTGTCAAATCATCAAGGTTATGTAAAAGACAATgttgaataattaatttataccTTTCGCACGTGTCATAGAGGGATTTAGTCTCTCCTTGCTCAAATCCCATAATGTCAGCCATTGTATCCATAATTAGTTGATTGAGTAGAAACAATTTTTTGAGCTCCCTCAGATAATTATCATCTCACTTGGCATTGTTTTTATCCACTCTTTAGCTTGTCTTGTAAGCGTTAaagcaaacaaacaaagtctCTTATGACTTTCACATATTCCGTTTGAATTGTAAAATGAATGTCTCTTTGAATCTTGTCAATTGCTAATAAAGATCAATCATATCACTTTCATTGAATTAGACGTCTCTTAATCCTAAAAGAACGcaaatttttatatcaaaataacACGAATTTACATTTATTGATTGTCTTTTACcatttttttttttctgttctttttgtgTATTTAAGTGATTTTAAATTAGTTCATTCTTTTCAAACAATACACGTGAAGaacttctattttttttaatcaaatagtAACAACTTAATTTTGAGAGTATTATATGAGGTCTCGAGAGATATTTTTGAGATGAAAAGGAACCTTTATCTTAGCCCAAGAGATCAAAGCAAGTAAAATAAATAACACGTGCTGAAATCCAACTACCAAACATTATTAAATTGAATTCAGTGACTGAATTGTAACAACTAGATGTGGACTTGTCAACCACTACCAGTGTCTGTGCCAACAAAATCTCTTTTAATTTAAGaaaacaaaaacacataaaacccGTGCGTTTTTTTTTAATCTCCGCACATTCCTTCATAAATTTAACAAGAGATAAACCTtccacctctctctctctcttcactcTCAATTGAAATATGAATTTTCAACAACTCCCTcatctctttcttcaacagattccTAATTTAAGAAACTCCAGGTTCGTCTTCTTTTGCTACTTTACCTTTTTTGCATGTATTAGGAGACTGATATTTGTGATTAAATTGTTAATCTTGTTTTATTACAGTGTGATGAAGACTAATATTACGAAGGAAGAGACTAAATGTGCACAGATGACAATCTTttatgggtattctagtgttcaatcctcttctaccctcagatccCGACAGGCAtacatgccagtctacatcttcagatataagaagattgaacaggggcagctgtcat is part of the Vicia villosa cultivar HV-30 ecotype Madison, WI linkage group LG2, Vvil1.0, whole genome shotgun sequence genome and encodes:
- the LOC131652339 gene encoding protein TIFY 10a-like produces the protein MNFQQLPHLFLQQIPNLRNSSVIKTSIMKEETKCAQMTIFYDGKVLVFDDVPAEKAKDIMVFSARNHVQEHPQVASTPVIYDLPMTRKASLHRFLEKRKDRIAARAPYQTSNPTVTLSKPIDEHMSWLSLAPQSPQDHKSECSSTSVLF
- the LOC131650241 gene encoding uncharacterized protein LOC131650241 gives rise to the protein MKARHRRNYIGLVENKAGVIVDSVTKVKKAVKEYFEAKFRASNIARPRLSTTITYKLSEQESGSLEEPFTREEIKQVVFEGNGDKSPGPDGFNLEFLMKCWDTVGDDIVLFIQDFHKRGKLSKAVTASFIALIPKYDTLVFGDGSWQNLCTLKAVLRGFEMASGLTINLNISKIYGVGIRAEQLEACSSFLGCKIDSIPFRFLGFTVGGNHMRIGFWKPILKSLRDKLSSWKGRPLSIGGRVTLINSVITNMPSYQFSFYKIPSKVLKDIISIQRNFLWNGTVDKSSIAWIGWKEVCKSKEEGGLGIKHVGRFNIALLSKWPWRMLNEHNAIWVGLLRGRYGEYKNRMWGSEANDSASKESLWWRDIMELCNGEEGVTKKITSRLGGGTSILFWKNKWIGNDALQVQLPILFTEILLKDITICRAGRWNEEEWDWSNIKGT